ATCTGGAAACCCGAACTGAATTCCGATTAGTGACTAATTTACCAGCAGCAGGAGATGCAGCAGTTAGTGATGATGACATTAGGGATATTTATCGATTACGTTGGGGAGTTGAATTATTATGGAAGTTTTTAAAGATGCACTTAAAACTCGATAAATTAATTACAAAAAACGTCAACGGTATTACCATACAAATTTACGTTAGTTTGATAGCTTATCTAATTTTACAGCTTTTATGTATTCCCGAACAATGGGGTCATACACTATTAGATAAATTCCGCTATTTACAATGTTGTATGTGTCAAAAAATCAGTTATGTCCATTGGTTTGAGGAGATGATGTTATGTTGACTAATTTAGGCTTTTTAGACTTAGTGCAACTAACTATGTAAAGTTTTGTATCAGGATTCAACATTTCTGCTTTCTGCCTCTAGCTCTAGCAGCTGCTAATCCAGCAAAAGTTCTTTCTTTAATAATCTGCCTTTCACATTCAGCGATCGCGCCGAAAATGCTAAAGACTAACTTGCCACCGCTGGTTGTTGTGTTAATTGCTTCGGTTAGACTGACAAACCCAATTTCTTTTTTATTAAAATCTTCAACCAGTTCTAGTAAATGTTTGAGAGAGCGTCCAAGTCGATCCAGTCGCCATACAACTAAAGTATCCCCCTTACGGAGTTGGTCGAGGCATTGCTTTAATCCAGGTCGAGATGAAGAAGCACCACTGGCGGTATCACTAAAAATCTTTTTGCATCCAGTTTCTTTAAGAGCATCCCTTTGTAAATTTTATGTTTGGTCGTTAGATGAAACTCTGCAATATCCAATTTTCATTAAAAATGTATCGCAACTCATATATTAATTATCTCATGATACATAGATAAAAAGACGGGTTATGAGACACGGTAGAGGTAGATTTGAGGCGCGTTGCATTAACTCAAAATAATTGTCTTATAAACGGTCGTTTGTGAGAATATTATTTATTTATTCCCGAACCTACTACTACGTGAAGGAACTCTATCTATAGCCTTCCTTGCTAAGGTATGGATATTGTGTAACTAAGGAGTTAAAGAATCTTCCTATGGCTTCCGAAGATATTGAGCTTGAAAAGCATTCTGCCGCTAATGTTGTCTACAGATTCCTGGTAGGGGCTGCACTTGGTACTTTTATGGTACTCATCCCTTACTTGTTATCGTTTATAGAATTGAACTTGCTTAACATAGGGATTGCAACATTGGTGGTTGTATTATGTGGATTACTATCAATCCTGTGGGGCAAAAAATTCCTTGAAGCGTTAATACGGTCGTTAGAGTCATCTGGTCTTTATTAATTCTGGGTAGTAGATAGGG
This region of Funiculus sociatus GB2-C1 genomic DNA includes:
- a CDS encoding transposase; protein product: LETRTEFRLVTNLPAAGDAAVSDDDIRDIYRLRWGVELLWKFLKMHLKLDKLITKNVNGITIQIYVSLIAYLILQLLCIPEQWGHTLLDKFRYLQCCMCQKISYVHWFEEMMLC